In a genomic window of Mucilaginibacter sp. KACC 22063:
- a CDS encoding DNA-3-methyladenine glycosylase I, whose amino-acid sequence MEKATKEPHRCAWPGNDPLYIKYHDEEWGKPVHDDDKLFEFLLLEGAQAGLSWITILRRRENYRKAFAGFDAKKVAAFTEQDVERLMQDEGIIRNRAKIQSAVTNAQLFLAIQKEFGSFNKYLYSFMPDGKPIDNKPTERINATSPESDAISKDMKKRGFKFFGSTICYAHMQATGMVNDHLLSCDFR is encoded by the coding sequence ATGGAAAAAGCAACTAAAGAACCACACCGCTGCGCCTGGCCTGGCAACGACCCGCTTTACATCAAATATCATGATGAAGAATGGGGAAAGCCTGTTCATGATGATGATAAGCTATTCGAGTTTTTGTTGCTGGAGGGTGCGCAGGCTGGTTTAAGCTGGATCACCATATTGCGCCGCCGCGAAAATTACCGCAAAGCTTTCGCTGGTTTTGATGCAAAAAAAGTAGCCGCCTTTACCGAGCAGGATGTGGAACGCCTGATGCAGGACGAAGGCATTATCCGTAACCGTGCAAAAATCCAATCTGCAGTAACTAATGCCCAACTATTTTTAGCTATACAAAAGGAGTTTGGTTCGTTCAATAAATACCTGTACAGCTTTATGCCCGATGGTAAGCCAATTGATAATAAACCTACCGAGCGTATAAATGCCACCAGCCCCGAGTCGGACGCGATTAGCAAAGACATGAAAAAACGCGGCTTCAAATTTTTTGGTTCAACCATTTGCTATGCCCACATGCAGGCTACAGGTATGGTGAATGACCATCTGCTCAGCTGCGATTTCAGGTAG
- a CDS encoding DNA-3-methyladenine glycosylase family protein, with amino-acid sequence MHNRFDHSNYHQICDSLAAKDADLAMILDRFGYPPLWSRPNTFESLVHIILEQQVSLASALSALNKLRERIQQITPARFLLLTDEELKACYFSRQKTAYVRYLAEALLSGQLNLSELEVLTDDAVRNKLTALKGIGNWTADVYLMFVLQRADVFPVGDLAAVNALKEVKGLLKDTPREVLIDAANEWQPYRTVATMMLWHYYLSIRKKQMS; translated from the coding sequence ATGCACAATCGCTTCGATCATTCTAATTACCATCAAATCTGCGATAGCCTGGCAGCCAAAGATGCTGATCTGGCGATGATACTTGATCGCTTTGGCTATCCGCCGTTATGGTCGAGGCCAAACACGTTTGAATCGTTGGTGCATATCATATTGGAACAGCAGGTGTCGCTGGCATCGGCATTGTCAGCTTTAAATAAATTGAGAGAACGGATACAGCAAATTACACCTGCCCGGTTCCTGCTTTTAACAGATGAAGAATTAAAAGCCTGTTATTTCAGCAGGCAGAAAACGGCTTATGTACGTTACCTTGCCGAAGCCTTGTTAAGCGGGCAGTTAAATTTATCGGAACTGGAAGTGCTAACCGATGATGCGGTGAGAAACAAGCTCACAGCATTAAAAGGCATAGGTAACTGGACTGCCGACGTATACCTGATGTTTGTATTGCAACGTGCTGACGTCTTCCCGGTTGGTGACCTAGCTGCTGTTAACGCCCTTAAAGAAGTTAAAGGGTTGTTAAAAGATACGCCGAGAGAGGTGCTGATTGATGCAGCTAATGAATGGCAGCCTTATCGTACCGTGGCTACCATGATGCTGTGGCATTATTATTTAAGTATTCGCAAAAAGCAAATGTCATAA
- a CDS encoding ATP-dependent DNA ligase produces the protein MKAFAQLFLSLDETNKTNEKVKVLKDYLNCVPDTDKMHMLALFTGRKPKRPINSTLFRLWALEALSLPAWLFEESYHVVGDLAETIALLFPQNENEGNSKTLTEWIADINTLANFTEEEKRIWLQTSWKMLDTQERFVFNKILTGSFRVGVSQNLVVKAIADIAELDTAVLTHRIMGNWKPEDYTFSELIAPGKESEDISRPYPFFLAYPIQETSEKQKAPEDLQNSLGEATEWQAEWKWDGIRAQLIKRDGQLFIWSRGEDLSTDKFPELHPFLYDLPDGTVLDGEILSFRNGAPLTFNVLQTRIGRKNLSKKILEDSPVALIAYDCLEYNGEDIRYKTQSERRAILEQLHAATTHPEIFNISSLIDFSSWQELSEKRDLSREMIAEGIMLKRKSATYQVGRRRGDWWKWKIDPLSIDAVMVYAQKGHGRRADLYTDYTFAVWDGDKLVPFAKAYSGLTDAEINKVDYFVKRNTLEKFGPVRTVKPELVFEIGFEGINKSNRHKSGVALRFPRILRWRHDKPKEEADSIETLKALLGE, from the coding sequence ATGAAAGCTTTCGCTCAGTTATTTTTATCGCTTGACGAGACCAACAAAACCAACGAAAAGGTTAAGGTTTTAAAAGATTACCTCAACTGCGTACCCGATACTGATAAAATGCACATGCTGGCGCTGTTTACCGGCAGAAAGCCAAAGCGCCCCATCAATAGTACTTTGTTCAGGCTATGGGCATTGGAAGCGCTTAGTTTACCTGCATGGCTGTTTGAAGAAAGCTACCATGTAGTTGGCGACCTTGCCGAAACCATCGCCTTGCTTTTTCCGCAGAATGAGAATGAGGGTAACAGTAAAACGCTTACCGAATGGATTGCCGATATCAATACGCTGGCTAACTTTACCGAAGAAGAGAAACGGATATGGCTGCAAACATCATGGAAGATGCTGGATACACAAGAGCGGTTTGTATTCAACAAGATACTCACAGGTAGCTTCCGTGTAGGCGTATCTCAAAACCTGGTTGTAAAGGCCATTGCCGATATTGCCGAACTGGATACCGCCGTGCTTACGCACCGCATCATGGGCAACTGGAAGCCGGAAGATTACACTTTCAGTGAGCTGATAGCCCCGGGAAAAGAATCGGAAGATATATCGCGGCCATACCCATTCTTTTTAGCCTATCCCATACAGGAAACATCCGAGAAGCAAAAAGCACCGGAAGATTTGCAAAATTCTTTAGGTGAAGCAACTGAGTGGCAGGCCGAATGGAAATGGGATGGTATACGCGCGCAGCTAATAAAGCGCGATGGGCAGTTGTTTATCTGGAGCCGGGGCGAAGATCTTTCAACCGATAAATTTCCCGAGCTGCATCCGTTTCTGTACGATCTGCCGGATGGTACAGTGCTGGATGGCGAGATCCTTAGTTTTAGGAATGGCGCACCGTTAACCTTTAATGTTCTGCAAACTCGTATAGGCCGCAAAAACCTGAGCAAAAAGATACTGGAAGATAGTCCTGTTGCACTGATTGCTTATGATTGCTTGGAATATAACGGCGAAGATATCAGGTATAAAACCCAGTCAGAACGGAGGGCTATCTTAGAGCAACTTCATGCTGCGACAACTCATCCGGAAATATTTAATATATCATCGCTTATTGATTTCAGCAGCTGGCAGGAATTGAGTGAGAAACGTGATCTGTCGCGCGAGATGATCGCCGAGGGTATTATGCTTAAGCGTAAAAGCGCCACTTACCAGGTAGGCCGCCGCCGTGGCGATTGGTGGAAGTGGAAAATTGATCCTTTATCAATTGATGCGGTAATGGTGTACGCTCAAAAAGGGCATGGCCGCCGTGCTGATCTGTATACCGATTATACTTTTGCCGTTTGGGATGGCGATAAACTGGTGCCTTTCGCCAAAGCGTATTCGGGCTTAACAGATGCCGAGATTAACAAGGTAGATTATTTTGTGAAGCGTAACACGCTCGAAAAATTTGGACCGGTACGCACGGTAAAACCCGAGCTGGTTTTCGAAATTGGTTTCGAGGGCATTAATAAATCAAACCGGCATAAGTCAGGTGTGGCATTACGTTTCCCGCGTATCCTACGCTGGCGGCATGATAAGCCTAAAGAAGAAGCCGATAGCATCGAGACATTAAAGGCGCTATTAGGTGAATAA
- a CDS encoding quinone oxidoreductase family protein, translated as MKAAVIYQKGEMPQYVDFSEPAPKNNDALLVTVKAVAIKHLDKSKASGKHYSSNELPGTGRIAGGDGVCLLPNGIRVYGMAINGMLAEKALIYKDRIVKIPDGLDDATAAALPNAVIGAAMGLKFKADIQPGDTVLINGATGFTGRVAVQIAKYYGAGKVIATGRNQQSLNQLLLLGADEIITLNEDNDQFESALTGIHQKAPIDVVIDYLWGSTAEVILSILKGNGSFTNKIRYVSVGAMSGEFIQLSASNLRSADLQLTGSGLGAWTKQQVNGLFKTILPEMFGLAAEGRLKVETELVRLENITDLWNMEVPDGKRLVVIV; from the coding sequence ATGAAGGCAGCAGTAATATACCAGAAAGGCGAAATGCCGCAATATGTAGATTTTTCAGAACCGGCACCAAAAAACAACGATGCACTATTAGTTACTGTTAAGGCGGTGGCTATAAAGCATCTCGACAAAAGTAAAGCATCTGGCAAACACTACTCCAGTAATGAGTTGCCAGGCACCGGGCGCATTGCAGGCGGCGATGGCGTTTGCTTATTACCCAATGGGATAAGAGTTTATGGTATGGCTATAAATGGGATGCTTGCCGAAAAGGCATTGATCTATAAAGACCGGATCGTAAAAATCCCGGACGGTTTGGATGATGCAACAGCCGCAGCACTACCTAATGCAGTAATTGGGGCTGCTATGGGCTTAAAATTTAAGGCAGATATTCAGCCCGGGGATACGGTGCTTATTAACGGGGCAACAGGCTTTACCGGTCGTGTAGCTGTGCAAATAGCTAAATATTATGGTGCGGGCAAAGTGATAGCTACAGGCAGAAATCAGCAATCACTTAATCAGCTTTTGCTGCTTGGTGCCGATGAAATTATAACATTAAACGAGGACAATGATCAATTCGAATCTGCTTTAACTGGTATTCATCAAAAAGCACCTATAGATGTAGTTATTGATTATTTATGGGGCTCTACTGCTGAAGTTATATTATCGATACTGAAAGGCAATGGCTCATTTACGAATAAGATAAGATATGTATCTGTTGGTGCAATGTCTGGCGAATTTATTCAGCTTTCGGCATCAAATTTAAGAAGCGCTGATCTTCAACTGACGGGCTCGGGCCTCGGCGCGTGGACCAAACAACAGGTAAACGGGCTATTTAAAACTATTTTACCTGAAATGTTTGGGTTAGCCGCCGAGGGTAGGCTAAAAGTCGAAACCGAATTAGTAAGACTTGAAAATATTACTGATCTGTGGAACATGGAAGTACCGGACGGGAAGCGGCTGGTGGTGATTGTCTAA
- a CDS encoding carboxy terminal-processing peptidase → MFKKLYILVVLGAALACNAAPNKPALKIAGPGDLHPDEQQSVVCKEVAELITRYNYKKVALNDSLSSIIFDRYIKSLDENHNYFLASDIKSFEPFRNILDDDIKDGNLNDVFYIFNVYKKRYNEHISYSLAHLNDNFDFNKNETFTYDRDSLPWVASQADMDNLWTKRVKYDMLNLKLASADMAKNKETLKKRYNNLLSQSNKLSNQDVLQVFMDALTNAIDPHTSYFNPANAAEFNIDMSRSLEGIGATLGSENEYITIKSIVPGGPADKSHQINIDDRIVGVAQGKAGEFQDIVGWRVDNAITLIRGAKGTLVRLKILPKGRSAAEPKIVSIVREKIILKDQSAKKEIRTYNENGKTVKIGVISVPAFYLDFAAYKAGDPNYKSTTRDVKLILDTLKREGVEGVVMDLRQNGGGSLIEAVDLTGLFIKTGPVVQVRDTRNKVEVDQDEDPGIAWSGPLAVLTDRFSASASEIFSGAIQDYGRGLIIGTQTYGKGTVQSVIDLDQVISPSIKDMLANLTQKNNSKAPGALSKFGQLNLTMAKFYRISGGSTQHKGVTPDITYPAIISLQKYGEDTEPSALPYDMIQPSTYTKVGDFSQVLPQLRKMHDDRMANSASYKYLLEDIAEMKKREAEKSITLNETQLKQQRDSDEQKAFERNNQRRVALGLQPLKKGQTAPKNEDLDFLKIETGQILTDYITLGNKLTRANP, encoded by the coding sequence ATGTTTAAGAAATTATATATTTTAGTGGTGCTGGGCGCTGCCCTTGCATGTAATGCCGCCCCAAATAAGCCTGCTCTTAAGATAGCCGGCCCCGGGGATTTACATCCCGACGAGCAACAAAGTGTTGTTTGTAAAGAAGTTGCAGAATTAATTACCCGGTACAATTATAAAAAAGTAGCGCTTAATGATTCGTTGTCATCTATCATTTTTGATCGTTACATCAAATCATTAGATGAGAACCATAACTACTTTTTAGCTTCGGATATCAAAAGCTTCGAGCCGTTCAGAAATATACTGGATGATGATATTAAAGACGGCAACCTTAACGATGTCTTCTACATTTTTAATGTTTATAAAAAACGTTATAACGAGCACATCAGCTATTCGTTAGCCCATCTTAATGATAATTTCGATTTCAATAAGAACGAAACTTTCACGTATGACCGTGATAGCCTGCCATGGGTAGCCAGCCAGGCTGATATGGATAATTTGTGGACTAAGCGTGTAAAGTATGACATGCTTAATCTTAAACTGGCAAGTGCCGACATGGCAAAAAATAAGGAGACGTTAAAAAAACGATATAACAACCTTTTAAGCCAGTCGAATAAATTATCAAACCAGGATGTATTGCAGGTATTTATGGATGCCCTTACCAACGCCATAGATCCGCACACCAGTTACTTTAACCCGGCAAATGCGGCTGAGTTTAATATAGATATGTCGCGCTCGCTTGAGGGTATTGGTGCAACATTAGGTTCAGAGAATGAATACATTACTATCAAATCAATTGTGCCGGGTGGCCCTGCTGATAAAAGCCACCAGATTAATATTGATGACCGTATTGTAGGTGTAGCGCAAGGTAAGGCTGGCGAGTTTCAGGATATTGTGGGCTGGCGTGTAGATAATGCCATTACGCTTATCCGCGGTGCAAAAGGTACATTAGTACGTTTAAAGATATTGCCTAAAGGCAGAAGCGCTGCCGAGCCAAAAATAGTAAGCATTGTTCGCGAAAAGATTATTCTGAAAGATCAGTCGGCTAAGAAAGAAATCCGTACCTATAATGAAAACGGCAAAACAGTTAAGATCGGTGTAATTTCTGTACCGGCATTTTACCTGGATTTTGCTGCTTACAAAGCAGGCGACCCTAACTATAAAAGCACCACCCGCGATGTTAAGTTAATACTGGACACCCTTAAACGCGAAGGCGTTGAAGGTGTGGTGATGGACCTGCGTCAAAATGGTGGTGGCTCGCTGATAGAAGCGGTTGACCTTACCGGCTTATTTATCAAAACCGGACCTGTTGTGCAGGTACGCGATACACGTAATAAAGTAGAAGTAGACCAGGATGAAGATCCGGGTATTGCATGGAGCGGCCCATTAGCTGTTTTAACTGACCGTTTCAGCGCTTCGGCATCTGAGATTTTTAGCGGCGCTATTCAGGATTATGGCCGTGGATTAATCATCGGTACACAAACCTATGGTAAGGGTACTGTGCAAAGCGTTATCGACCTTGACCAGGTGATCAGCCCGTCTATCAAAGATATGCTGGCTAACCTTACTCAAAAGAATAACAGCAAGGCTCCGGGTGCGCTTTCTAAATTTGGCCAGCTTAACCTTACCATGGCTAAGTTTTACCGTATTAGTGGTGGTTCTACCCAGCATAAAGGTGTAACACCAGATATTACTTATCCTGCTATTATTTCACTACAAAAATATGGTGAGGATACTGAGCCTTCTGCCCTGCCTTATGACATGATCCAGCCAAGCACCTATACTAAGGTTGGTGATTTTAGCCAGGTATTGCCGCAATTGCGCAAAATGCACGACGACCGCATGGCTAACAGCGCCAGTTATAAATATCTGCTTGAAGATATTGCTGAAATGAAGAAACGTGAAGCAGAGAAAAGCATCACCTTAAATGAAACGCAGCTGAAGCAGCAGCGCGACAGCGACGAGCAGAAAGCCTTTGAGCGCAATAATCAACGCCGCGTGGCTTTAGGGTTGCAGCCTCTTAAAAAGGGACAAACTGCGCCCAAAAATGAAGATCTTGACTTCTTAAAAATAGAAACAGGACAAATACTTACAGATTACATCACTTTGGGTAATAAGCTTACACGAGCTAATCCGTAA
- a CDS encoding Crp/Fnr family transcriptional regulator, translating into MFFHFRDKFPQLNAYWEKYLPFQKRLDIAAKTILLEEGKVSQHYYFIEKGCIRTYFNNNGDSKTVQFFFENEGLMSFDSFINNVPSQFTIETLEPSVIYELPKQYVMQLIEELSAEKTFTQMMLYMSSRRQTHYINEFVSFIRDTPEQRYLHLLTERPHIIQRIPQHYIASYLGVSTVHLSRIKSKLAKSKPHF; encoded by the coding sequence ATGTTTTTCCACTTTAGGGATAAGTTTCCGCAGCTAAACGCCTATTGGGAAAAATATCTTCCATTTCAAAAGCGGTTAGATATTGCAGCTAAAACCATCTTGCTTGAAGAAGGAAAGGTATCGCAGCATTATTACTTTATAGAAAAGGGCTGTATACGTACCTATTTTAATAACAATGGCGATAGCAAAACCGTTCAATTTTTCTTTGAGAATGAAGGCCTCATGTCATTCGATAGTTTTATTAACAATGTGCCCAGCCAGTTTACAATAGAAACACTTGAACCTTCGGTAATATATGAGCTGCCTAAACAATATGTTATGCAGTTAATTGAAGAATTGAGCGCGGAGAAAACGTTTACTCAGATGATGCTTTATATGTCGTCGCGCAGGCAAACGCATTATATCAATGAGTTTGTTTCTTTTATCCGCGACACACCCGAACAGCGTTACCTGCACCTGCTTACAGAACGGCCACATATTATCCAGCGAATACCGCAACATTACATCGCTTCTTACTTAGGTGTAAGTACTGTGCACCTCAGCCGCATTAAAAGCAAGCTTGCCAAAAGCAAACCACACTTTTAA
- a CDS encoding ligase-associated DNA damage response exonuclease: MAKRPLLEFTDKGIYCARGKFYIDPWKPVNDAVITHAHSDHAYMGHKHYLAHHLSREVLYYRLGEIQLQTVEYGETVYKNGVEITLFPAGHVIGSAQVRVASKGEVWVVSGDYKTEDDGVCTPFEPVNCHHFISECTFGMPVYQWKPQVQLFEDMNNWWRSNLENGLATVVVGYSLGKAQRILQNLDLFNGKVFTHGVIENTNEALRRNGIQLNPTERITATTPKEEVRKGIVIAPPSSVGTPWMRKFQPYSFGYCSGWMAIRGAKRRRAADRGFVLSDHADWNGLVSAIDATGCEKVYLTHGYTASFTRYLNEIGFDAHEVHTLYGGEEEDTSSNSSENKDQEITSDIVKEESKVLSFGEDLGEVGGSIK; the protein is encoded by the coding sequence ATGGCTAAACGTCCACTGCTCGAATTTACCGATAAAGGCATTTACTGTGCCAGGGGGAAGTTTTATATAGACCCCTGGAAGCCTGTGAACGATGCAGTGATTACGCATGCCCACTCAGACCATGCCTATATGGGGCATAAGCATTACCTGGCGCATCATTTGTCGCGCGAGGTGCTGTATTATCGCCTGGGAGAAATCCAATTACAGACTGTTGAATATGGAGAGACGGTTTATAAAAATGGTGTAGAGATAACGCTGTTCCCCGCCGGGCATGTAATTGGGTCGGCACAGGTACGCGTAGCCAGTAAAGGAGAAGTGTGGGTGGTGTCCGGGGATTATAAAACCGAAGATGACGGCGTTTGCACACCATTTGAGCCTGTAAATTGCCATCATTTTATTTCTGAATGTACATTTGGTATGCCGGTTTACCAATGGAAGCCGCAAGTACAGTTGTTTGAGGATATGAACAATTGGTGGCGCAGTAACCTGGAGAACGGATTGGCTACAGTGGTAGTCGGTTATTCGCTGGGTAAAGCGCAGCGTATACTGCAAAACCTTGATCTTTTCAACGGTAAAGTATTTACGCACGGTGTGATTGAAAACACCAATGAGGCTTTGCGCCGAAATGGCATTCAGTTAAATCCTACAGAACGCATTACCGCAACAACGCCAAAAGAGGAAGTTAGGAAAGGGATTGTTATCGCCCCTCCATCATCAGTAGGCACACCTTGGATGCGTAAATTTCAGCCTTACAGCTTTGGGTATTGCTCTGGCTGGATGGCCATTCGCGGAGCTAAACGCCGCCGCGCAGCCGACCGGGGCTTTGTGCTGTCGGACCATGCCGACTGGAATGGGCTTGTAAGCGCCATTGATGCTACCGGCTGCGAAAAGGTATACCTTACCCACGGTTACACGGCTTCGTTTACGCGTTATTTAAATGAGATAGGATTTGATGCTCACGAAGTGCATACCTTATACGGCGGTGAAGAAGAAGATACCTCATCAAATTCGTCAGAAAATAAAGATCAGGAAATAACTTCTGATATTGTAAAAGAAGAAAGTAAAGTCCTCTCCTTTGGAGAGGATTTAGGTGAGGTTGGGGGCTCTATTAAATGA
- the polA gene encoding DNA polymerase I, which yields MKKLFLLDGMALMYRAHFALSKNPRFTSNGLNTSAVMGFTNTLLDVIKKEKPTHMAVVFDTDAPTERHTDFTDYKAHRQAMPEDLSAAMPYVIKLILGFNIPVITSDGYEADDIIGTLAKKAEKQGYQVYCMTPDKDFAQLVSDNIFIYKPSRMGSDIEIMGVKEVCQKWEVEDVCQVIDILGLWGDAVDNIPGIPGIGEKTAKALIKQYGSVENIIKNSHELKGKMRENVENFADQGLLSKKLATILLDVPVELDEEGLKICEPSRDLLEPLFAELEFRTLGRRVFGDDFTVTEYKAVGVQTDLFGNPTASGRTTLTVDVSDIATADIPEPGKNISNTPHEYHLADTAEKRAELITLLKQQKTICFDTETTGTDANHCELVGLSFAVKPGEAWYVPVPADQTEATAIAQEFKELLEDERIAKIGQNIKYDILMLKWYDIKVKGDLFDTMMAHYILDPDTRHNMDILSENYLGYSPVSITELIGPKGKNQLSMRDVPIEKIKDYAAEDADVTLQLRNVFEPKIKEVGAEKLIHEIEHPLIYVLADMEHEGVRIDRDTLSDFSRQLETDLVQLEKTVYEKAGVRFNIASPKQLGEVLFEKLMLDPKAKKTKTGQYQTGEDVLLALANKSDIVRDILDFRQLQKLKSTYVDALPLMINPKTNRVHTSYNQAVAATGRLSSNNPNLQNIPIRTEKGREVRKAFIPRDEGHTLVSADYSQIELRLIAEISRDPNMMDAFSKNLDIHTATAANVYGIPLDQVDSTMRRNAKAVNFGIIYGQSAFGLSQSLGIPRKEAADIIEQYFNQYSGIKQYMSDTMNFARENGYVQTLMGRRRYLRDINSANATVRSFAERNAINAPIQGSAADMIKIAMINIHRELKAQKMDARMTMQVHDELVFDVPHHEVEKVKPIIEHHMKTAIKTDVPIVVEIGSGTNWLEAH from the coding sequence ATGAAGAAACTGTTTTTATTGGATGGCATGGCCCTGATGTACCGGGCACATTTTGCTTTAAGCAAAAATCCTCGGTTTACATCAAACGGCCTTAATACCTCGGCGGTAATGGGCTTTACCAATACCCTGCTGGATGTGATCAAAAAAGAAAAGCCTACACACATGGCCGTGGTTTTTGATACCGATGCACCTACCGAGCGCCATACCGATTTTACAGATTATAAGGCACATCGTCAGGCCATGCCCGAAGACCTTTCGGCAGCTATGCCTTATGTGATAAAATTGATATTAGGCTTCAATATACCGGTAATTACTTCAGACGGGTACGAGGCAGATGATATCATTGGCACTTTAGCTAAAAAAGCAGAAAAACAAGGTTACCAGGTTTACTGCATGACGCCCGATAAAGATTTTGCACAGCTGGTGTCTGATAATATTTTCATCTACAAGCCATCGCGCATGGGCAGCGATATCGAAATAATGGGCGTTAAAGAAGTTTGCCAGAAATGGGAAGTGGAAGACGTTTGCCAGGTAATTGATATCCTTGGCCTTTGGGGCGATGCGGTTGATAACATCCCGGGTATACCGGGCATTGGCGAAAAAACAGCTAAGGCTTTAATTAAACAATACGGTTCTGTTGAAAACATCATAAAAAACAGCCACGAACTGAAAGGCAAAATGCGTGAAAACGTTGAAAACTTTGCCGATCAGGGTTTGCTGTCCAAAAAATTGGCAACTATCCTGTTAGATGTCCCTGTCGAACTTGACGAAGAAGGCCTTAAGATTTGCGAGCCAAGCCGCGACCTGCTGGAGCCGCTTTTTGCCGAGCTTGAGTTCCGTACATTGGGAAGACGTGTGTTTGGTGATGACTTTACGGTAACCGAATACAAAGCAGTTGGTGTACAAACCGATTTATTTGGCAATCCTACTGCCAGTGGCCGCACCACTTTAACGGTTGATGTGTCAGATATTGCTACGGCCGACATCCCGGAACCGGGGAAGAACATTAGCAATACCCCGCACGAATATCATTTAGCGGATACTGCTGAAAAGCGGGCAGAGCTGATCACATTGCTTAAACAGCAAAAAACAATTTGCTTTGATACTGAAACTACCGGTACTGATGCTAACCATTGCGAACTGGTTGGTTTATCATTTGCGGTAAAACCCGGCGAAGCATGGTATGTGCCTGTACCTGCCGACCAGACAGAAGCGACTGCCATTGCACAGGAGTTTAAAGAATTGTTGGAAGATGAGCGCATTGCCAAAATAGGCCAGAATATTAAGTATGATATTTTGATGCTGAAATGGTATGATATAAAGGTAAAAGGCGATCTGTTTGATACCATGATGGCGCATTATATCCTTGACCCAGATACCCGCCACAATATGGATATCCTTTCTGAAAATTACCTGGGCTACTCGCCTGTTTCTATTACAGAACTGATAGGCCCGAAAGGCAAAAACCAATTAAGCATGCGCGATGTGCCAATTGAAAAGATAAAGGATTACGCCGCTGAGGATGCAGATGTTACCCTGCAACTTAGAAATGTTTTTGAGCCTAAGATTAAAGAAGTTGGTGCAGAAAAGTTAATACATGAGATAGAGCACCCGCTTATTTATGTTTTGGCTGATATGGAGCACGAGGGTGTGCGCATTGACCGCGATACACTAAGCGATTTTTCTCGTCAGCTGGAAACAGACCTGGTGCAGTTAGAAAAAACCGTGTATGAAAAAGCAGGTGTGCGTTTCAATATAGCATCACCTAAGCAATTGGGCGAAGTATTGTTCGAGAAACTAATGCTTGACCCCAAAGCTAAAAAAACCAAAACCGGGCAATATCAAACCGGCGAAGATGTGTTATTGGCCTTAGCTAACAAAAGCGATATCGTACGCGATATTTTAGACTTCCGTCAGCTGCAAAAACTGAAATCAACTTATGTTGATGCACTACCGCTGATGATTAACCCTAAAACCAACCGGGTGCATACATCATACAACCAAGCGGTGGCAGCAACTGGCAGGTTGAGTTCCAACAATCCTAACTTACAAAATATACCTATCCGCACAGAGAAAGGGCGTGAGGTGCGTAAAGCATTTATTCCGCGCGATGAAGGACACACCTTAGTTTCGGCGGATTATTCGCAAATTGAACTTCGTTTGATTGCAGAGATCAGCCGCGACCCGAACATGATGGATGCCTTCAGCAAGAACCTCGATATCCACACAGCAACAGCGGCCAATGTATATGGCATACCTTTAGACCAGGTAGACAGCACTATGCGCCGAAACGCAAAGGCCGTTAACTTTGGTATCATTTACGGCCAGTCGGCTTTTGGGCTTTCGCAAAGCCTGGGCATCCCGCGTAAAGAAGCTGCCGATATCATTGAGCAATATTTTAACCAATATTCAGGTATTAAACAGTACATGAGCGACACCATGAACTTCGCCCGCGAAAACGGTTATGTGCAAACGCTGATGGGCCGCCGCCGTTACCTGCGCGATATTAATTCGGCTAATGCAACCGTACGCAGCTTTGCCGAACGAAATGCGATCAATGCACCTATCCAGGGTTCGGCTGCAGATATGATCAAGATAGCCATGATCAATATTCACCGGGAACTTAAAGCACAGAAAATGGATGCCCGCATGACCATGCAGGTACACGATGAGTTGGTTTTTGATGTTCCGCACCATGAAGTGGAAAAAGTAAAGCCAATTATTGAGCACCACATGAAAACTGCGATAAAAACCGATGTGCCTATAGTAGTTGAAATTGGTAGCGGTACGAACTGGTTAGAGGCGCATTAA